A single genomic interval of Lucilia cuprina isolate Lc7/37 chromosome 2, ASM2204524v1, whole genome shotgun sequence harbors:
- the LOC124421455 gene encoding extensin-like yields the protein MGWLKEISLVLTVSCLAVLATDSGKTSSDEGRVIGDQDVRLLINPFAFLQTKTTTTPKPERPTTIVVKPPYHYPYYPHYPMYPNYPNDDYYPHKPPHPSYPTHPPHPTHPTHPTHPTPPGPTFNPTPPMEPPTAHPHPPVYPTHPPVYPQHPPLYPHHPPFYPQHPPMYPFYPPGLSQPPFGYYPWLYPGGQPPYIVVVHPPTKKPTLPDIPNVPDVPNVPDIPNVPDIPNVPDVPGNGNKVHFRYQAARRPTYQYVQNGRMIDELQAAPEDMAEDYHYQQQQQKPQQQQENSNDDEMLGRNIRLDGVSITADSAEDNDSITVDTKDIKLPFGLHLVAHPPTGRKVKDQEALIYLRNFKKGRQLQEVETA from the exons ATGGGTTGGTTGAAAGAAATTAGTTTAGTATTAACTGTAAGCTGTCTAGCAGTTTTGGCTACAGACAGTGGTAAAACTTCCAGTGATGAAGGTCGTGTTATTGGCGATCAAG atGTAAGGCTTTTAATTAATCCTTTTGCATTCTTGCAAACGAAAACTACTACTACACCCAAGCCGGAACGTCCCACAACTATTGTAGTAAAGCCTCCCTATCACTACCCCTACTATCCACATTACCCAATGTATCCTAATTATCCTAATGATGATTACTATCCACACAAGCCACCACACCCATCGTACCCAACACATCCACCGCATCCAACACACCCTACACATCCCACACATCCAACTCCACCTGGTCCTACATTCAATCCTACACCACCTATGGAACCACCTACAGCCCATCCACATCCACCAGTGTACCCGACACATCCTCCAGTGTATCCACAACATCCACCATTGTATCCTCATCATCCACCATTCTATCCACAGCACCCACCTATGTATCCCTTTTATCCCCCTGGATTATCCCAGCCACCATTTGGTTACTATCCCTGGTTGTACCCTGGCGGTCAACCTCCTTATATTGTGGTCGTACATCCACCAACTAAGAAACCCACACTTCCTGATATTCCCAATGTGCCCGATGTACCAAATGTGCCCGATATTCCCAATGTGCCTGATATTCCTAATGTACCCGATGTACCCGGAAATGGTAATAAAGTTCACTTCAGATACCAAGCAGCCAGACGTCCTACGTACCAATATGTTCAAAATGGCAGAATGATTGATGAATTACAAGCTGCTCCAGAAGACATGGCTGAAGATTATCactatcaacaacaacagcaaaaaccacaacaacaacaagaaaacagTAATGACGATGAAATGCTTGGTCGTAATATAAGATTGGATGGTGTCTCTATTACAGCTGATTCTGCAGAGGATAATGATTCTATCACCGTTGATACCAAGGATATTAAGCTGCCCTTTGGCTTACACTTGGTCGCTCATCCACCAACCGGCAGAAAAGTCAAAGATCAAGAAGCCTTGATCTACTTAAGAAATTTCAAGAAAGGCAGACAACTCCAGGAAGTTGAAACAGCTTGA